GCCATTACGCTCCGGCTCGCGCTCGCCGATGGCGCGGCGCGCTTCCAGGTCGAAGATCGCGGCCCCGGTATCGCCGAGGCCGACCGGGCGCAGGCGTTGCGCCGCTTCGGTCGTCTCGATGCAGCACGCAGCTTGCCCGGGGCAGGGCTGGGTATGGCGCTGGTCGAGGCGGTTGCGCGGCTGCACGGCGGGCGAGTAGAACTCGGCGACAATGCGCCGGGCCTGGTGGCGGCGGTGGTGGTGCCGGTTTCGGGCTAGTTGCGGGCATGCAGGTGTCACCGTAGCGGGGCGGCTCGCTTGACACCGCCCGAATCGACGCTTAACGCACAACCATTCCGAAACACCGGTCTCCGGCGGCGCTGTTTGCGCTCGCCGGTGTTGTGCGTGTTACACGGTAGGCAACGCGATGAGATGGGGTCTGCAGCCATGCAGCCCTGTGGAGCAGGAGAAAAAGTTCATGGCACGTATCGCCGGGGTCAACATCCCGACCAACAAGCGCGTCGTTATCGCGCTCACTTACATCCACGGCATTGGTAACACCAAGGCCAAGGAAATCGTCACCAAGCTGAACATCCCGATGACGGCACGTGTGCAGGACCTGACCGATCAGGAAGTGCTCCACATCCGCGAGACGATCGACGCCGATTATACGGTCGAGGGCGATCTTCGCCGCAGCGTCGCGATGAACATCAAGCGTTTGATGGATCTCGCTTGCTATCGTGGTTTGCGCCATCGCAAGGGCCTTCCGGTCCGTGGCCAGCGCACGCACACCAATGCGCGCACCCGCAAGGGTAAGGCAAAGCCGATCGCCGGTAAGAAGAAGTGAGCTTGAGCCGCGGGTGACCGCGGCTCGCTCCTGCAGCAAGGTTAGGACAAGATAATGGCACGTGAACCGCAACGCATTAAGCGGCGTGAGCGCAAGAACATCACCTCTGGTGTCGCGCATGTGAACGCAAGCTTCAACAATACCATGATCACGATCACCGATGCCCAGGGCAACGCGATTTCGTGGTCCTCGGCTGGCGCAATGGGCTTCAAGGGCTCGCGCAAGTCGACCCCGTACGCGGCACAGGTCGCAGCGGAAGACGCGGGCAAGAAGGCCGCCGAGCATGGCGTTCGTACGCTCGAAGTCGAAGTGAAGGGCCCGGGTTCGGGTCGTGAATCGGCGCTGCGTGCACTGCAGGCAGTCGGGTTCCAGATCACGTCGATCCGTGACGTGACCTCGATCCCGCACAATGGCGTGCGTCCGTCGAAGCGTCGTCGCGTCTGATTTCGTCTCGGCCGTGCGCGGTTGATCGCGCTGCACGGTTTTCGAGTCCAAACATGGCCGGGATTGCCCGATCTCGGCCCAAAACCAAGGGATAGCCCATGTCCGTCAATGCAAAGAACTGGCAGGAACTGAAGAAGCCGTCCGGCCTCGAAAAGAAGCCCGGCGGAGACGGCAAGCGCAAAGCAACCTTCGTTGCCGAGCCGCTGGAGCGTGGTTTTGGCCTGACGCTCGGCAACGCGCTGCGTCGCGTGTTGCTGTCGTCGCTGCAGGGTGCTGCGGTTACCTCGATCAAGATCGAGAACGTGCTGCATGAATTCTCGTCGCTGGCGGGTGTTCGTGAAGACGTGACCGACATCGTGTTGAACGTGAAGCAGATCGCGCTGCGCATGCAGGGTGAAGGGCCGAAGCGTCTCCAGCTCTCGGCAACGGGTCCGGGGCCAGTCAAGGCCGGCGACATCGCGGTTTCGGGCGACATCGAAGTGATGAACCCCGCGCTCGTGCTGTGCCACCTCGACGAGGGCGCGACGCTCAACATGGAATTCACCGCAGACGTCGGTAAGGGCTATGTCGCCGCCGTCGCCAACCGTCCGGCCGATGCGCCGATCGGCCTGATCCCGGTCGACGCGCTGTATTCGCCGGTCAAGCAGGTCAGCTACAAGGTCG
Above is a genomic segment from Sphingomonas sp. HMP6 containing:
- the rpsM gene encoding 30S ribosomal protein S13 translates to MARIAGVNIPTNKRVVIALTYIHGIGNTKAKEIVTKLNIPMTARVQDLTDQEVLHIRETIDADYTVEGDLRRSVAMNIKRLMDLACYRGLRHRKGLPVRGQRTHTNARTRKGKAKPIAGKKK
- the rpsK gene encoding 30S ribosomal protein S11 is translated as MAREPQRIKRRERKNITSGVAHVNASFNNTMITITDAQGNAISWSSAGAMGFKGSRKSTPYAAQVAAEDAGKKAAEHGVRTLEVEVKGPGSGRESALRALQAVGFQITSIRDVTSIPHNGVRPSKRRRV
- a CDS encoding DNA-directed RNA polymerase subunit alpha, which encodes MSVNAKNWQELKKPSGLEKKPGGDGKRKATFVAEPLERGFGLTLGNALRRVLLSSLQGAAVTSIKIENVLHEFSSLAGVREDVTDIVLNVKQIALRMQGEGPKRLQLSATGPGPVKAGDIAVSGDIEVMNPALVLCHLDEGATLNMEFTADVGKGYVAAVANRPADAPIGLIPVDALYSPVKQVSYKVENTRVGQELDYDKLTLTIETDGTITPEEAVGYAGRILQDQLALFVGFDDSSVQRSAPIGHAAPASTGGEVSGDTQQINRYLLKKVDELELSVRSANCLKNDNIIYIGDLVQKTEAEMLRTPNFGRKSLNEIKEVLSSMGLRLGMEIPGWPPENIEEMAKKLEQEIMG